One Rhipicephalus microplus isolate Deutch F79 chromosome 4, USDA_Rmic, whole genome shotgun sequence genomic window carries:
- the LOC119172435 gene encoding uncharacterized protein LOC119172435, whose protein sequence is MQAKVMAPVFVAFVVAVAAVSVVSSQELVVCPVVDDESVNATILPNLYNCSTFYMCSQGVPELMECPSGLQFNRILNVCDHPWRAACVALPLPEPLLPTTEAPLATEKVVITKTVKEVYRPVDEEVPLL, encoded by the exons ATGCAAGCAAAAGTGATGGCTCCCGTTTTTGTGGCATTTGTCGTGGCTGTGGCAGCCGTCTCGGTGGTCAGTTCTCAGGAACTTGTGGTCTGCCCTGTGGTGGACGACGAGAGTGTCAACGCCACCATACTGCCAAACCTGTACAACTGCTCCACATTCTACATGTGCTCTCAG GGTGTCCCAGAGCTGATGGAATGCCCCAGTGGCCTGCAGTTCAACCGCATCTTGAACGTATGTGACCACCCATGGCGCGCTGCCTGCGTCGCGCTCCCTCTACCGGAACCCTTGCTGCCGACTACTGAAGCGCCTTTGGCAACCGAAAAGGTCGTCATCACGAAGACCGTCAAGGAGGTCTACAGGCCCGTCGATGAAGAAGTGCCTCTGTTGTAA
- the LOC119172926 gene encoding uncharacterized protein LOC119172926: MHPKVAMPVVTAFVVALAAVSIASAEELVFCPLVDDKGVNATLLPNVYNCSTFYLCSQGVPELIECPSALQFNRKLNVCDYPWRAACVELPLPEPMLPTTEAPLPTEKIIITKTVKEVYREVDENA, translated from the exons ATGCACCCAAAAGTGGCAATGCCCGTCGTTACGGCATTTGTCGTGGCTTTGGCGGCTGTTTCGATTGCCAGCGCTGAGGAACTCGTGTTCTGCCCTCTTGTGGACGACAAGGGTGTCAACGCCACCCTGCTGCCGAACGTGTACAACTGCTCCACCTTCTACCTGTGCTCTCAG GGTGTCCCAGAGCTGATTGAGTGTCCCAGTGCTCTGCAATTCAACCGCAAGCTGAACGTGTGCGACTACCCGTGGCGCGCTGCCTGCGTAGAGCTCCCTCTACCGGAACCCATGCTGCCGACTACCGAAGCTCCCTTGCCAACCGAGAAGATCATCATCACAAAGACAGTCAAGGAGGTCTACAGGGAGGTGGACGAGAACGCATAA